The DNA region GTCGTGCTTATCCTAAAGACCGAATAATCTTAAATTAAGAGATTAGCTTTCAAGTttgataaatttaaatttacccTTAAATTTTAAGTTTCAATAACATGCATAATTTATCaaagataaaaaaacaaaccatgataataattaataacacACATTTTAGGTCATTTTTTGCAATATAACTGCAAGAAAGATGAGTTATCTACCCTACCAAACTGCCTCTAGCATGCCaacttatatttataattttttaagttCACAGTTACACTTAAAAGTGTCAATAACATGCCAACttatatgtactccctccgtcccgtgctactcgcacgttttcttttcggctcgtcacaaagtccttacactatttataatttaagttagaattaatgcatttaattaatatgttagtttaagttaagagctcttttattaagtgatgtctcattacacctaaaattcttttttaattacacaaaaaaatcaatcccaaatttacggcctaaaatgaaaagtgcgagtagcatgggacggagggagtataatttattaaattcacATTTACACTTAACTTTTAAGTTTCAATAACATACCtacttatatttataatttattatccTGGTAGCTGaggagtaaaataaaatattagaatctaaaaaagaaactaagaaAAAACTAATAAACCACATTGCACCTAGggtaattcttcttttttttattcacaTGCTCTGTTTTTTAAACGCACACAAATGAAGAAGCAAGGCGTTATTTAATCTACAATCATTGTTACTACGGCACTGCGTTCGTTAAACCAGTTCTCAATCCTAAAACCACTCCGCTAAACCTATTTTTCTCAAGATATGGCTTCTTCTTTTAGATGCCAATAGAACTCATTTAATCTTAAGTAAACACTCCCAACTTATTGTGAATTATGGCGAACTACTAAAAAATTATGATTCCCTTTAGTCCAATTATCTCAAGATGTAGTAAATGCAAAGAAGATTCTTTTAACCAATACAGCTAGGAATGACCTTGCTTATTCAAAAGCGAATTTCTTGAAAGAAGTTATCCCCAAATAAAGGTGGGCTCACCATATGAAATTGTCGTCGAGCAAATGAATTGCTAGATACCATCAGTCAGAGTCGTGAGGGGATGTACATTTTATTTTCCTAGGCCGTTGAAACACATTAAATGTCCAACAATTTCACAGCTAAGAGCATCTTACCAATtgctactaatattttttaatcataCTAAGagctaattttttatttgtgtttgaaTATTTGCATAAAAAACGGACACAAAATTAGTGTGATTTTATAGCTTTTTTAACGCGAGTTATTGTGATGGTTGTAATGTTTGCAATTTCTAACTTTAGTTCATTAGATTATCATAGACAAATTAAGCAATGAAGTAACATTTCTAGGCTAAAAGGACATAGTAGATAACTATGATGTAATTCACATACCCCATACAATAACCAATTGAATATCTGCAATTCTAACTTTCTAAGGCCATCACACAAATAGATATTCTTGATTTGTTGTTGAATCTTTTATTCacaaatgaattaaacaaatcatGTCCATTTAGCTTGAACCTAAATTTTCTGCCGTTGCAGTTctagtaaaataaaagatgaaCTAACATTATAAGCATAGATAAGAGATAATTATGATTAAATTCGAAAAAAGAAgcaatcaaatttaaaaaattgtaagAATAGAAATTTGTACCTTTCTCGGCCGGCCCAGCGGCTTGCCGGAGAGATTCCTCTGTCTCTTGGGAAGCGCAGCATTCATGTTCCTAGCCTTCTTTGCCTCGTTTCCGGGCTTGGGCGGCCTCCCGCGACGCTTCCCCGTCACCACCGGCGCATCCACAGCCGGAGAAGCGGTAACAAGTGCAACATGGGCACCACTCACAGGAGGAGCAAACCCTTCCACCACATTAATAGGCTTAGGCGGCCTTCCTCGCGGCCTCCCGGGCCCCTTCGCCTGTCCAGCCGGGGCAGCAGCAGGGGCAGCACTCTTCTTCGGCCTCCCCCTGCCCCTCCCACCGCTGCCCCTGCCCGCGCCGCCGCCCTTAGGTGGGCGGCCGGGTCCACTCTTAGCGCTCTTTGGAGGGCGGCCGCGGCCCTTAACCGGCGTACCCGTGGGGGTGGTGGTGCCGTTAACCGGCAACAGCAACGGCATCGGCACCCCAGCAGCGATATACGCACTCTCCGACGGTAAGTCGGAGGTGAAAGCCGGCGCGTCGTTGATGTTTAGGGGAGGAGGAAAGACGGGGACGGCGACGTGGACGGCGTCCGGCTTGGGCTTGGGGGGGCGGCCGGGGCGGCGCTTTGCGACGGCAGGGGCTGGATCAGCAGATTCAACGGCGGCGGGGCCGTTGAAGGCGGGGGGAGGCGGAGCAGATCTAAGACCGGGGAGCGTGTAGGAATGCTTGACCATGAGGAGGTGACCGCTGGCTTTGAGGCGCTTGAGGTGGTGAGTGAGCAAGTCGGAGTGAGTCGGTGGGAGGTCGGAGTAGTGCGTCTCGATGTACTTAGCTATGGCTCTCTTGCTCGACCCGTCTCTCTCGTTCAGCTCCGTAATCGCGGCCGAAATCATCTGAAATCAACACTAACATCACAAATCTATCTAATctagagtgtgtgtgtgtgtgtgtgtttgactgtaggaaaaaaaattgaatgagCTAAGAGTTTGAGATGACTGACCTCGGGAAAAGGGGGGTGGTTGTGGGCGACAAGGACGGGGGCGACGGGAATAGCCGGCGCGGGCGGGGCGGCAACCGGTGGAGGTGGATCCAGCGCTGGGTCCATGCACTCAATTTCAAAAATATCTGGAggaaagatagagagagaaaggagggatttggaatttagagagagagggagcgcgtctatgtgtgtgtgtgaggaTAGAGATGAAATGGATGAGAGGGTAATTGGAACGTTGGAGGCactgtgtgttgtgtgtgactgtgtgtgtgagagagagagagagagagagagcgttCTGAGTCAATTTGTTtgcaattaaagaaaaataaagttggTGCTCCAGCCTCCAAATCTGTCTTTTTCTGCCCTTTATTATATTCGTcttcatatatttaattttctatcACACAAAAAAATTCTCAGTTTCTACTTTCTGATAGCATTAGCACTCGAGCGCCACCCACCCTATGCACCgtcacatcagcattttatcctcataTTCTTCCACCTGCAATGGGACGTCCTATAAGCCGTTCTTTAGGTTtcactattattttgttaattaatttaaatgttctcaaatatatcaatgcagaataattaaaaaataccacgattaattaaaaacggcaaatcctatattgattaaaaaaagttttacacgagttagaaatgaaaaaaaagttgactactctacaaaagtcctaacttgcggcgcagctcatcgatcatctCCTgtaggtattcggctttggccgggtcctgacattgcttgagggcgttgtgcgtgtccaacaacatcctccggttggcggccgctgccaactccgcgtagggtctgtacccggccaacgtgcacccCCCCAAACAAAGGACTATTCGGACTTTGATATTCACCataatccattttatagtgtaatttgagtgtggaaaagtgaatgaaaatgttacaaatgaaggtgaggtatgggtatttatataaataaatttttcggaattaaaaaatataaaaacgcgttgcatcgtccgcgtatCGTCCACAGACGctctatagggcgcggacgatgcatcgggcatcgtctgCGCACCCACAgtaggcggacgatggcgcgcccgaggcatcgggcggcccaTCGTctgccccattgcggatgctctgagGTAATCAATCAACCGACAACTACTAGTATTCGAAGTGATGGATAAAAATTAGAGTGAAGTACACAGATGGTCCTTGAACTATGAGTTTATTTCGTCCATGGTctctgaactttaaaaatattgtcAGACATCcttggactaagggtttatttcaaaattggtCTTTTTGGCTATTTTTGTtccgaaaatacccttttgagcatttggGTAATTTTGTCTTTTCATATTTTAACTGtttcaatatgatattatttcaatgatgtactaaatctgatattatttcaaaattatcttcttcttcactttgtcatccttcactttgtttttttatttcaatattagatttaattttataaaattaaatttaaaatttagatttttaaatatcaataaattgttttaattaaaattattaatttatttatatatatatagctatGAGTTGGctgcatagttttatttctatatatatagcTATGAGACGAGAaagaatacataaattaataattttaattaaaaataattcattggtatttaaaaatctaaattttaaatttaagtttataaaattaaatccaatattgaaataaaaaaataaagtgaaggatggcaaagggaagaagaagataattttgaaataataccagatttagtacattattgaaataatatcatattgaaacagttaaaatgtgaaaagacaaaattgtccaaatgctcaaaagGGCATTATCGGATCAAAATAGCCAAAAGACCTAATTTCGAattaaacccttagtccagggatgtctagcgatatttttaaagtccatggactatgagcgagataaactcatagtcCATGGACCATTTTTGTTGTTTACTCTAAAAATTAATAACACTAAGCCACAAATGTGATTATTTGCAGTTGTGAATGAGAGTAGGTGCGTGTTCATTTTCCCATAAGattgaactacaaaaatggtctctagactatgggtttatctcgcccataATCCccggactttaaaaatatcatcagacatccctggactaagggtGTATCTCGAATATGGTCTATTTTCACTGTTTtcggacgaaaatacccttttgggggGTTTTGGggggtttgggcaatttggtcttttttaCACtcttaacattttaaatctgatattatttcagttatgtactaaatctgatattatttcaaaattatcattcttcttccctttgtcatccttcactttgtttctttatttcaatattagatttaattttacaaaattaaattttaaatttcaatttttaaatatcattaaatttttttaattataaaaattattaaataacaaaaattaatagtcataatcaatatttgatattgtgtaatatttaatcaataaggtatgacaacgtcttagttttaatcaatatttaatagctttaatcataaatagatcatataacacgatttattgtgaaataaatatgcatctaatgtaatactaatataattttcctttattaatttgaaaataatcaaaatttacaagaaaatttcaacaaaaatactcctatataaaatttttagtaggatcaaatttttagtcaacttcataatattcaatcacaagcaattataacaaccgaacgaaggctaaatagaaaaattaatagttttaatcaatatttatagtgtccatgaattaatagttttaattaaaaaatttattgatatttaaaaatcgaaatttaatatttaattttataaaactaaatctaatattgaaataaagaaacaaaatgaaggatgacaaaagggaagaagaatgataattttgaaataatatcatatttaaaatgttaaaagtgtaaaaagaccaaattacCCAAAcccccaaaagggtattttcaaCCGAAAACTGTGAAAAATGaccattttcgagataaacccttagtccaaggatgtctggcgatatttttaaagtccaaggACTATGAGCGaaataaacccatagtccagggaccatttttgtagttcactcttctCATAAATGGCTAGTTTTGAGGTAATTTATGGATTAATATGGTTGTTTAGTTCAcaataaatcattttaattTTCCTAAGGCGCATTATTCATCATTAATGtcacaaaatcaaaactggaAAGGAGAGTAGAAATGAATGTCATTTTCCTACTTTGCCCATCATTTCACAGTTTCACTCACGTCTAGGGatgtcgaaacgggtacccaAACCCGATTTTGCGGGTACTCGTACCCGTACCCAAAAACTTCAATATTATACTACCCAATCCCGACCCGCATAGTTATACGGGTAACCCGATACCCGCATCGGGTATCCCAAACCCGCAGTTACAGGTACCCAAACCCGCAAACATAATTTGAATTgtatattatattattcaatggTATTATGCTTTTACTTTTCTCTTATCATCATTGCTAGTcatctaataaaataattttatgtacATGTTTGTAATTCTAGATTGAATTTTGGGATTGTTGCTAGTTGCTACACTATGATTTTAGATTTGCATTTTTTGTACTTTGTTGTATTTGcataatttccaaaaattaacTATGCACAAATATGATGATTTCTCatctattaaatataatatgactACGTATGAAATATAatgcatccaaatttcaaataagcAAATATGATAGAAAAATCAAGCATGTCTAAAATTAAATCTCATTCAAAAGTTTAATATAAACtgattata from Salvia splendens isolate huo1 chromosome 9, SspV2, whole genome shotgun sequence includes:
- the LOC121749819 gene encoding basic salivary proline-rich protein 2-like produces the protein MDPALDPPPPVAAPPAPAIPVAPVLVAHNHPPFPEMISAAITELNERDGSSKRAIAKYIETHYSDLPPTHSDLLTHHLKRLKASGHLLMVKHSYTLPGLRSAPPPPAFNGPAAVESADPAPAVAKRRPGRPPKPKPDAVHVAVPVFPPPLNINDAPAFTSDLPSESAYIAAGVPMPLLLPVNGTTTPTGTPVKGRGRPPKSAKSGPGRPPKGGGAGRGSGGRGRGRPKKSAAPAAAPAGQAKGPGRPRGRPPKPINVVEGFAPPVSGAHVALVTASPAVDAPVVTGKRRGRPPKPGNEAKKARNMNAALPKRQRNLSGKPLGRPRKVVAEATVNRTPDSHLLVAYLDLKAKLENLQSMVKQAATLIRPSLTSEAAINAIDELELVALNASAPPNAQTPQQPLPEQVQPQS